In the Pseudomonas sp. ADAK2 genome, one interval contains:
- the argS gene encoding arginine--tRNA ligase: protein MKDTIRQLIQQAITQLVNEGVLPEGLSPAIQVENSRDKKNGDFASNIAMMLAKPAGMKPRDLAEKIIAALPADENVTKTEIAGPGFLNFFQNTDALASRLDAALADKNIGVRKASPVQRTVVDLSAPNLAKEMHVGHLRSTIIGDGVARVLEFLGDTVIRQNHVGDWGTQFGMLMAYLQENPITSDELSDLENFYRAAKQRFDESEEFADRARGLVVKLQAGDAECLALWTRFRDISLSHCQAIYEQLNVKLTMADVMGESAYNDDLINVVNDLKAAGLLVESNGAQCVFLDEFKNADGDPLPVIIVKADGGYLYATTDLAAVRYRSGKLKADRALYFVDQRQALHFQQVFQVARLAGFVTHPMEMEHMGFGTMNGADGRPFKTRDGGTVKLVDLLTEAKDRAYTLVKEKNPELAEDDLRNIAKVVGIGAVKYADLSKHRTSDYSFNFDLMLNFEGNTAPYLLYAYTRVAGVFRKLGKDFSEVEGQIVLEAPHEHELAAKLAQFGEVLNNVSDKGTPHILCTYLYDVAGLFSSFYENCPILTADTPAQMQSRLRLAALTGRTLKQGLELLGLETLERM, encoded by the coding sequence ATGAAAGACACCATTCGCCAGCTGATCCAACAAGCCATCACCCAACTCGTCAACGAAGGTGTGTTGCCTGAAGGCCTGTCGCCGGCGATCCAGGTGGAAAACTCCCGCGACAAGAAAAACGGCGACTTCGCCAGCAACATCGCGATGATGCTGGCCAAACCGGCGGGCATGAAACCCCGCGACCTGGCCGAGAAAATCATCGCGGCCCTGCCGGCTGACGAAAACGTCACCAAGACCGAAATCGCCGGGCCGGGCTTCCTGAATTTCTTCCAGAACACTGACGCCCTGGCCTCGCGCCTGGACGCCGCCCTGGCCGACAAGAACATCGGCGTGCGCAAGGCCAGCCCAGTGCAGCGCACTGTGGTAGACCTTTCCGCACCGAACCTGGCCAAAGAGATGCACGTCGGCCACTTGCGCTCGACCATCATCGGCGACGGCGTGGCGCGGGTGCTGGAGTTCCTCGGCGACACCGTGATCCGGCAAAACCACGTTGGCGACTGGGGCACCCAGTTCGGCATGCTGATGGCCTACCTGCAGGAAAACCCGATCACCAGCGACGAGCTGTCGGACCTGGAAAACTTCTACCGCGCCGCCAAGCAACGCTTCGACGAATCCGAAGAGTTCGCCGACCGTGCCCGCGGCCTGGTGGTCAAGCTGCAGGCCGGCGACGCCGAGTGCCTGGCGCTGTGGACGCGCTTCCGCGATATCTCGCTGTCCCACTGCCAAGCGATCTACGAACAACTGAACGTCAAACTGACCATGGCCGACGTGATGGGCGAAAGTGCCTACAACGACGACCTGATAAACGTGGTCAACGACCTCAAGGCCGCCGGCCTGCTGGTCGAGAGCAACGGCGCCCAGTGCGTGTTCCTCGACGAATTCAAGAATGCCGACGGCGACCCGCTGCCGGTGATCATCGTCAAGGCCGACGGCGGCTACCTCTACGCCACCACTGACCTGGCGGCCGTGCGCTACCGCAGCGGCAAACTGAAGGCTGATCGCGCGCTGTACTTCGTCGACCAGCGTCAGGCCCTGCACTTCCAGCAAGTGTTCCAGGTCGCACGCCTGGCCGGTTTCGTGACGCACCCGATGGAAATGGAACACATGGGCTTCGGCACCATGAACGGCGCCGATGGCCGTCCGTTCAAGACCCGTGACGGCGGCACCGTGAAACTGGTCGATCTACTGACCGAAGCCAAGGACCGCGCCTATACCCTGGTGAAAGAGAAAAACCCGGAGCTGGCCGAAGACGATTTGCGCAACATCGCCAAGGTCGTGGGCATCGGCGCGGTGAAATACGCCGACCTGTCGAAGCACCGCACCAGCGACTACAGCTTCAACTTCGACCTGATGCTGAACTTCGAAGGCAACACCGCGCCGTACCTGCTGTATGCCTACACCCGCGTCGCCGGTGTGTTCCGCAAGCTCGGCAAGGACTTCAGCGAAGTCGAAGGCCAGATCGTCCTCGAAGCGCCGCACGAACACGAACTGGCGGCCAAACTGGCGCAATTCGGCGAAGTGTTGAACAACGTTTCCGATAAAGGAACGCCGCACATTTTGTGCACCTACCTGTACGATGTCGCCGGCCTGTTCTCCAGCTTCTACGAGAACTGCCCGATCCTCACCGCCGACACTCCGGCGCAAATGCAGAGCCGCCTGCGCCTCGCCGCGCTGACCGGCCGCACACTCAAGCAAGGCCTGGAACTCTTGGGTCTGGAAACTCTGGAGCGTATGTAA
- the rpmE gene encoding 50S ribosomal protein L31, with protein sequence MKADIHPAYEVIAVTCSCGNKFETRSNLCKPLGTDVCNECHPFYTGKQKTLDTGGRVQRFADRFGAFGKKPAAAE encoded by the coding sequence ATGAAAGCCGATATCCATCCAGCGTACGAAGTCATTGCAGTAACTTGCAGCTGCGGCAACAAGTTCGAAACTCGTTCGAACCTGTGCAAGCCACTGGGTACTGACGTATGCAACGAGTGCCACCCGTTCTACACCGGTAAGCAGAAGACTCTGGATACTGGCGGCCGTGTACAGCGCTTCGCAGACCGTTTCGGTGCCTTCGGCAAGAAACCTGCAGCAGCAGAGTAA
- a CDS encoding penicillin-binding protein 1A, whose amino-acid sequence MRLLKFFGWSIVAVFCGLLLGLSGAYLYLSPGLPSVEALRSIQLQIPLRVYSSDNKLIAEFGEMRRTPIRFADIPPNFINALLSAEDDNFANHYGVDPGSLMRAATQLVKSGHIQSGGSTITMQVAKNFFLTSERSFSRKTTEILLALQIERQLTKDEILELYVNKIYLGNRAYGIEAAAQVYYGKSIRDVSLAQMAMIAGLPKAPSRFNPLANPARSKERRDWILGRMYKLGKITEADYTTAINEPLNASYHVPTPEVNAPYIAEMARAEMVGRYGSDAYTEGFRVTTTVPSNLQEMANTALHEGLMTYDQRHGYRGPESRLPGKTREAWATELTKQRTISSLEPAIVTQVDKNGLQVMTRTGDEHVSWDTMKWARPFLNTNSMGANPKQPADVAQVGDLVRVQRQPDNSLKFSQIPQAQGALVSLDPQNGAIRSLVGGFAFEQSNYNRALQAKRQPGSSFKPFVYSAALDNGYTAATLVNDAPIVFVDEYLDKVWRPKNDTNTFLGPIRLREGLYKSRNLVSIRLLQALGVDRTIDYISKFGFNKQDLPRNLSLALGTATLTPMEIATGWSTFANGGYKITPYIIDKIDSRNGDTLFVANPPSVPQGDAATSGIAAPVSQSFTVNPPPGEATTAPGAVPQTPALAERIVDGRTTFILNSMLEDVIKRGTGRRALALGRSDIAGKTGTTNESKDAWFSGYNADYVTTVWTGFDQPESLGRREFGGTVALPIWMNYMAAALKDKPPHTQAEPEGILSLRVDPVSGRAASPSTPGAYFELFKAEDTPPSANELGNGTAPGSPLPADEAAPIDLF is encoded by the coding sequence ATTCGTCTGCTGAAATTTTTCGGTTGGTCCATCGTCGCCGTTTTCTGCGGACTGCTTTTAGGTCTCAGTGGCGCCTATCTTTACCTTAGTCCGGGTTTGCCGTCCGTGGAGGCGCTGAGAAGCATTCAGTTGCAGATTCCTCTACGGGTATACAGCAGCGATAACAAGTTGATTGCAGAATTCGGCGAAATGCGCCGCACTCCGATCCGTTTCGCCGACATTCCCCCCAATTTCATTAATGCGTTACTAAGTGCTGAAGACGATAACTTCGCCAACCACTATGGCGTCGACCCGGGCAGCCTGATGCGTGCCGCGACCCAACTGGTCAAAAGCGGCCACATTCAATCCGGCGGCAGCACCATCACCATGCAGGTCGCGAAGAACTTCTTCCTGACCAGCGAACGCAGCTTCTCGCGCAAAACCACCGAAATCCTCCTGGCCCTGCAGATCGAGCGACAGCTGACCAAGGACGAAATCCTTGAGCTGTACGTCAACAAGATCTACCTGGGTAACCGCGCCTACGGCATCGAAGCCGCCGCGCAGGTCTACTACGGCAAATCGATTCGTGACGTCAGCCTGGCGCAGATGGCGATGATCGCCGGCCTGCCAAAAGCCCCCTCGCGCTTCAATCCGCTGGCCAACCCGGCCCGCAGTAAAGAGCGTCGCGACTGGATTCTTGGGCGCATGTACAAGCTCGGAAAAATCACCGAAGCCGACTACACCACCGCGATCAACGAACCACTGAACGCCAGCTATCACGTGCCGACCCCGGAAGTGAATGCACCGTACATCGCGGAAATGGCCCGTGCCGAAATGGTCGGCCGCTATGGCAGCGACGCCTATACCGAAGGTTTCCGCGTCACCACCACGGTGCCAAGCAATCTGCAGGAAATGGCCAATACCGCGCTCCACGAAGGCTTGATGACCTACGACCAGCGTCACGGCTATCGCGGTCCCGAGTCGCGCCTGCCGGGCAAGACCCGTGAAGCCTGGGCCACCGAGCTGACCAAGCAGCGCACCATCAGCAGCCTTGAGCCGGCCATCGTCACCCAGGTCGACAAGAACGGCCTGCAAGTGATGACCCGCACCGGTGACGAACACGTCAGCTGGGACACCATGAAATGGGCACGCCCCTTCCTCAACACCAACAGCATGGGCGCCAATCCGAAGCAGCCGGCGGACGTGGCCCAGGTCGGTGACCTGGTTCGTGTGCAGCGCCAGCCGGACAACTCGCTGAAGTTCAGCCAGATCCCGCAGGCGCAAGGTGCCTTGGTTTCCCTGGATCCACAGAACGGCGCCATTCGCTCGCTGGTTGGCGGTTTCGCTTTCGAGCAGAGCAATTACAACCGTGCCTTGCAGGCCAAGCGTCAGCCGGGCTCGAGCTTCAAGCCGTTCGTCTACAGCGCCGCCCTGGATAACGGCTATACCGCCGCCACCCTGGTGAACGACGCGCCGATCGTGTTTGTCGACGAGTACCTGGACAAGGTTTGGCGTCCGAAGAACGACACCAACACGTTCCTCGGCCCGATCCGCTTGCGCGAAGGCCTGTACAAGTCGCGTAACCTGGTGTCGATCCGTCTGCTGCAGGCCTTGGGCGTTGATCGCACCATCGACTACATCAGCAAGTTCGGCTTCAACAAGCAGGACCTGCCGCGCAACCTGTCCCTGGCCCTCGGCACCGCGACCCTCACGCCGATGGAAATCGCCACCGGCTGGAGCACATTCGCCAACGGCGGCTACAAGATCACGCCGTACATTATCGACAAGATCGACAGCCGCAACGGCGACACGCTGTTCGTCGCCAATCCGCCGAGCGTGCCTCAGGGCGATGCGGCGACCAGTGGCATTGCCGCACCGGTCTCCCAGTCGTTCACGGTCAACCCGCCCCCAGGCGAGGCCACGACCGCTCCCGGGGCGGTGCCGCAAACCCCGGCCCTGGCTGAACGTATCGTCGATGGCCGCACCACGTTCATTCTCAACAGCATGCTGGAAGACGTGATCAAGCGCGGCACCGGCCGTCGCGCACTGGCCTTGGGCCGCTCCGACATCGCAGGCAAGACCGGTACGACCAACGAATCCAAGGACGCCTGGTTCTCCGGTTACAACGCCGATTACGTGACCACGGTCTGGACCGGTTTCGACCAACCCGAGAGCCTTGGCCGCAGAGAGTTCGGCGGCACCGTCGCGCTGCCGATCTGGATGAACTACATGGCCGCCGCGCTCAAGGACAAGCCGCCGCACACGCAAGCGGAGCCGGAAGGCATCCTCAGTCTGCGGGTCGACCCGGTCAGCGGCCGTGCGGCCTCGCCAAGCACACCTGGGGCCTACTTCGAGCTGTTCAAGGCCGAAGACACGCCACCGTCGGCAAACGAACTGGGCAACGGCACCGCCCCGGGCAGCCCGCTGCCAGCGGACGAAGCGGCACCGATCGATTTGTTCTGA
- a CDS encoding pilus assembly protein PilM: MLGLFNKKTRTLLGIDISSTSVKLLELSRQGDRYRVEAYAVEPLPASAVIEKNIAELEGVGQALSRVLLKARTGIRNVAVAVAGSAVITKTIEMDAGLSDDEMENQLKIEADQYIPYPLDEVAIDFEVQNVSARNPERVNVLLAACRKENVEVREAALALAGLTAKVVDVEAYALERSFGLLATQLASNQERPTVAVVDIGATMTTLSVLHNGRIIYTREQLFGGRQLTEEIQRRYGLTIEQAGLAKKQGGLPDDYVSEVLQPFREALVQQVSRSLQFFFASGQYNAVDHILLAGGTASVPGLDRLIEQRLGTPTQVANPFADMSLSSKVNAGALASDAPALMIACGLALRSFD, from the coding sequence GTGCTAGGACTCTTCAATAAAAAGACCAGAACGCTTCTGGGGATCGACATCAGCTCCACGTCGGTGAAGCTTCTGGAACTGAGCCGCCAGGGCGACCGCTATCGGGTCGAGGCCTATGCGGTCGAACCGCTGCCAGCCAGTGCCGTCATCGAAAAAAACATCGCCGAGCTCGAAGGCGTGGGCCAGGCCCTGTCTCGCGTGCTGCTCAAGGCCCGGACCGGGATCCGCAATGTCGCCGTGGCCGTGGCCGGTTCGGCGGTGATCACCAAGACCATCGAGATGGACGCCGGGCTGTCCGACGACGAGATGGAGAACCAGCTCAAGATCGAGGCCGATCAGTACATTCCCTACCCGTTGGACGAAGTCGCCATCGACTTCGAAGTCCAGAACGTATCGGCGCGCAACCCCGAACGGGTCAATGTTTTGCTTGCCGCCTGTCGAAAAGAAAACGTCGAGGTTCGCGAGGCTGCCCTGGCTCTGGCCGGGTTGACCGCCAAGGTGGTGGACGTCGAGGCCTACGCCCTTGAACGTTCCTTTGGTCTGCTGGCGACCCAGCTCGCCTCCAACCAAGAGCGCCCGACCGTCGCGGTGGTGGACATCGGCGCGACCATGACCACCCTGAGCGTGCTGCACAACGGCCGGATCATCTACACCCGCGAACAATTGTTTGGTGGTCGCCAGCTCACCGAAGAGATTCAGCGCCGCTACGGGCTGACCATTGAACAGGCCGGGCTCGCCAAGAAGCAGGGCGGCTTGCCGGACGATTACGTCAGCGAGGTGCTGCAACCGTTCCGCGAGGCCCTGGTGCAACAGGTCTCTCGTTCATTGCAGTTTTTCTTTGCGTCCGGCCAGTACAATGCGGTCGACCATATTCTGCTGGCCGGCGGCACCGCCTCGGTGCCCGGGCTCGATCGGCTGATCGAGCAGCGGCTGGGCACTCCGACGCAGGTCGCCAACCCGTTCGCCGACATGTCGCTGAGCAGCAAGGTCAATGCCGGCGCCCTGGCCAGCGATGCACCGGCCTTGATGATTGCCTGTGGTCTGGCGCTCAGGAGTTTCGACTGA
- a CDS encoding PilN domain-containing protein produces the protein MARINLLPWREELREERRKRFLLTLVGVLVVSVGLVVIADQVFSSAISQQVARNDYLGKQIAIVDERIKQISDLKARRQQLVERMRIIQDLQGNRQISGRIFEQLARTLPDGVYFTEVKMAGKSLAITGAAESNNKVSELMRNLDASDWFDAPSLTEVKATTAGQLDQANVFQLTVRQTRPVVVEGAK, from the coding sequence ATGGCGCGGATCAACCTTTTACCCTGGCGTGAAGAACTGCGCGAAGAACGCCGAAAGCGCTTTCTGCTGACGTTAGTGGGCGTGCTGGTCGTTTCGGTGGGCCTGGTGGTGATTGCCGACCAGGTCTTCAGCAGCGCCATCAGCCAGCAGGTGGCGCGCAACGACTACCTCGGCAAACAGATTGCCATCGTCGATGAACGGATCAAGCAAATCAGTGACCTCAAGGCCCGTCGCCAGCAACTGGTGGAGCGCATGCGCATCATCCAGGATCTGCAAGGCAACCGGCAGATCAGCGGGCGAATCTTCGAGCAGTTGGCGCGCACCCTGCCGGACGGCGTGTATTTCACTGAAGTGAAAATGGCGGGCAAGAGCCTGGCCATCACCGGCGCGGCAGAGTCGAACAACAAGGTCTCGGAGCTGATGCGCAATCTGGATGCCTCGGACTGGTTCGACGCGCCAAGCCTGACCGAGGTCAAGGCGACGACCGCCGGTCAGTTGGATCAGGCCAACGTCTTTCAGTTGACCGTGCGTCAGACCCGGCCAGTTGTCGTGGAGGGTGCCAAATGA
- a CDS encoding primosomal protein N' yields MPDAILRLALPSPLRRLFDYRAPAGVLRAQLQPGMRLRVPFGRREMIGILVEVTDTSEVPVEKLKPAIALLDATPPLPPALFKLCLWTSQYYQHSLGDTLSWALPVLLRQGELAEARQERFWSAAPGASLDDPRIARAPRQREALATLAQHPHGVAHQLLSKLMLSKDSLDLLLAKDLVQVEIRKHAPDARHERWLAQPELPLNPEQRAAYEAIRAGFDSYHAFLLAGVTGSGKTEVYLQLIRETLEAGKQALVLIPEINLGPQTLARFEQRFNARIALIHSAVNDRERLEAWLAARDGDADIIIGTRSALFTPMKNPGLIIIDEEHDGSYKQQEGLRYHARDLALVRARQENIPIVLGSATPSLESLHNAYTGRYGLLRLNERAGGAKQPRFLRLDVKSRPLDSGISGPMQQAIGQTLAAGQQVLVFLNRRGFAPTLLCHDCGWMSECQRCDARMTVHQRSGELRCHHCGYVERVPRHCPKCGKVDLRPVGAGTERAEERLAILFPDVPVLRVDRDSTSRKDAMNQLFATIQKGQPCILVGTQMLAKGHHFPRVTLVSILDADGGLFSGDFRASERMAQLIVQVAGRAGRAEEPGRVIIQTHLADHPLLVQLTEQGYFAFAEQALSERRAAGLPPFAHLALLRAEAHKPGQAEGFLDEACSEAERLLAEQNLSGIELLGPVPAPMERRAGRYRAQLLLQATARAPLHRLLSSWLLALEQMPSGRAVRWSLDVDPVDLY; encoded by the coding sequence GTGCCCGACGCCATTTTGCGCCTCGCCCTGCCCTCGCCCCTGCGCCGCCTGTTCGATTACCGTGCCCCGGCCGGGGTCCTGCGCGCCCAGTTGCAGCCGGGTATGCGCCTGCGGGTACCGTTCGGCCGGCGGGAGATGATCGGCATTCTGGTCGAGGTCACCGACACCAGCGAAGTGCCGGTGGAAAAGCTCAAACCGGCCATCGCCCTGCTCGATGCCACACCGCCGCTGCCACCGGCGCTGTTCAAGCTGTGCCTGTGGACGTCCCAGTATTACCAGCACAGCCTCGGCGATACCTTGAGCTGGGCGCTGCCGGTGCTGCTGCGCCAGGGCGAACTGGCCGAAGCCCGCCAGGAGCGCTTCTGGTCCGCCGCCCCCGGCGCCAGCCTGGATGATCCGCGCATCGCTCGCGCTCCGCGTCAGCGTGAAGCCCTGGCCACGCTGGCCCAGCACCCCCACGGCGTCGCTCATCAGTTGCTGAGCAAATTGATGCTGAGCAAGGACAGCCTCGACCTGTTGCTGGCCAAAGACCTGGTGCAAGTCGAAATCCGCAAGCACGCCCCCGACGCCCGCCACGAACGCTGGCTGGCGCAACCGGAACTGCCGCTCAACCCGGAACAGCGCGCAGCCTACGAGGCGATCCGCGCCGGGTTCGACAGCTATCACGCGTTCCTGCTGGCCGGCGTCACCGGCAGTGGCAAGACCGAAGTCTATTTGCAGTTGATCCGCGAAACCCTCGAAGCCGGCAAGCAAGCGCTGGTGCTGATCCCGGAGATCAACCTCGGGCCGCAGACCCTGGCGCGCTTCGAGCAGCGCTTCAATGCGCGCATCGCGCTGATCCACTCGGCGGTCAATGATCGCGAACGCCTGGAAGCCTGGCTCGCCGCCCGGGACGGCGATGCCGACATTATTATCGGCACCCGTTCGGCGCTGTTCACGCCGATGAAAAACCCCGGCCTGATCATCATCGATGAAGAGCACGATGGCTCCTATAAACAGCAGGAAGGCCTGCGCTACCACGCTCGCGACCTGGCTCTGGTCCGGGCGCGGCAGGAAAACATCCCGATTGTCCTCGGCTCCGCCACGCCTTCGCTGGAAAGCCTGCATAACGCCTACACCGGCCGTTACGGTCTCCTACGCTTGAACGAGCGCGCTGGCGGCGCCAAGCAGCCACGCTTCCTACGCCTGGATGTGAAAAGTCGTCCGCTGGACAGCGGCATTTCCGGGCCGATGCAGCAAGCCATCGGTCAGACCCTGGCCGCCGGCCAGCAAGTATTGGTTTTTCTCAATCGCCGCGGCTTCGCCCCGACTTTGCTTTGCCACGACTGCGGCTGGATGTCCGAGTGTCAGCGCTGCGATGCACGGATGACCGTGCACCAACGCTCCGGCGAACTGCGCTGCCACCATTGCGGCTACGTCGAACGCGTGCCCCGGCATTGCCCGAAATGCGGCAAGGTCGATTTGCGGCCCGTCGGCGCGGGCACTGAGCGCGCCGAAGAGCGCCTGGCGATTCTGTTCCCGGACGTGCCGGTGCTGCGGGTCGATCGCGACAGCACCTCGCGCAAGGATGCGATGAATCAGCTGTTTGCAACGATTCAGAAAGGCCAGCCGTGCATTCTGGTCGGTACACAGATGCTTGCCAAAGGGCACCATTTTCCACGGGTGACGCTGGTGTCGATTCTCGATGCCGACGGCGGGCTATTCTCCGGCGACTTCCGCGCCAGCGAGCGCATGGCGCAGCTGATCGTCCAGGTCGCCGGCCGTGCGGGCCGGGCCGAAGAGCCGGGCAGAGTGATCATCCAGACGCACCTGGCCGACCATCCGCTGCTGGTGCAACTGACCGAACAGGGTTACTTCGCCTTTGCCGAACAGGCCTTGAGCGAACGCCGCGCCGCCGGCCTGCCGCCGTTTGCGCACCTGGCACTGCTGCGGGCCGAAGCGCACAAACCGGGGCAGGCCGAAGGCTTTCTCGATGAGGCGTGCAGCGAGGCGGAACGCTTGCTGGCGGAGCAGAATCTGAGCGGGATCGAATTGCTCGGACCGGTACCGGCACCGATGGAGCGTCGGGCCGGGCGTTATCGGGCGCAGTTGTTGTTGCAGGCTACGGCGCGGGCGCCGTTGCATCGGCTGCTCAGTAGCTGGTTGTTGGCGTTGGAGCAGATGCCGAGTGGGCGGGCGGTGCGTTGGTCGCTGGATGTTGATCCCGTCGACTTGTATTGA
- a CDS encoding thermonuclease family protein: MGFSLLMKKASLVGAFFVSAIWLSGAQAFCPAPSGLTPVAVQRVVDGDTLRLSDGRSVRMIGLNTPELGKQGRSDEPFAVAARKRLEALVAASNGRVGLLPGKEGKDRYGRVLAHVYSVKGANLEAQMLAEGLGFQVAVAPNVDLVSCQQAAERTARQAGLGLWRQSPVLKAQQIRASGFAVLSGRVSKVQRNRGGVWIELQDSVVLRVAPNVLGRFDVAALERLKGKQIEARGWVLDRSRRGGLDEGQARWLLPLTDPSMLQTTSR, translated from the coding sequence ATGGGCTTTTCCTTGCTAATGAAAAAGGCGTCCCTCGTGGGCGCCTTTTTTGTGTCTGCGATTTGGCTTTCCGGCGCCCAGGCCTTTTGCCCGGCGCCGAGCGGTTTGACGCCTGTCGCCGTGCAACGGGTGGTGGACGGCGACACCCTGCGCCTGAGCGACGGCCGCAGCGTGCGCATGATCGGCTTGAACACTCCGGAACTGGGCAAGCAAGGTCGCAGCGACGAACCCTTCGCCGTGGCCGCGCGCAAACGCCTCGAAGCGTTGGTGGCCGCCAGCAATGGCCGGGTCGGTTTGCTGCCCGGTAAAGAGGGCAAGGATCGCTACGGTCGCGTGTTGGCCCATGTCTACAGCGTCAAAGGCGCCAACCTCGAAGCGCAGATGCTCGCCGAGGGCCTCGGTTTCCAGGTGGCGGTGGCGCCGAATGTCGATTTGGTGAGCTGCCAACAAGCAGCGGAGCGAACGGCCCGACAGGCTGGCCTCGGGCTGTGGCGGCAATCGCCTGTACTGAAAGCGCAGCAGATCCGTGCGTCCGGCTTCGCGGTGCTCAGCGGTCGTGTGAGCAAGGTGCAGCGCAATCGCGGCGGGGTTTGGATCGAGTTGCAGGATTCGGTTGTATTGCGCGTTGCACCCAATGTGCTGGGGCGATTCGATGTTGCCGCGCTTGAGCGGCTGAAGGGCAAGCAGATCGAGGCCCGCGGCTGGGTGCTGGACCGCTCGCGCCGTGGCGGACTCGATGAGGGCCAGGCGCGCTGGTTGCTGCCGCTGACTGATCCTTCGATGCTGCAAACGACCTCTCGATAA
- a CDS encoding malic enzyme-like NAD(P)-binding protein, giving the protein MSDLKTAALEYHAHPRPGKLSVELTKATATARDLSLAYSPGVAEPVREIARDPELAYKYTGKGNLVAVISDGTAILGLGNLGPLASKPVMEGKGVLFKRFAGIDVFDIEVDSESPQAFIDTVKRISITFGGINLEDIKAPECFEIERALIEQCDIPVFHDDQHGTAIVTAAGMINALEIAGKTLADAKIVCLGAGAAAISCMKLLVSMGANIENIFMVDRTGVIHSGRDDLNQYKAVFAHATEKRTLADALTGADVFVGLSGPNLLSAEGLKSMAANPIVFACSNPDPEIAPELAHATRDDVIMATGRSDYPNQVNNVLGFPFIFRGALDVRAKRINEEMKVAAANALRELAKLPVPQEVCDAYGGIKLEFGREYIIPKPMDARLITVISDAVAKAAIETGVATLPYPKNYPLKSVDDVFNG; this is encoded by the coding sequence ATGTCTGATTTGAAAACTGCCGCTCTCGAATATCACGCCCATCCTCGTCCAGGGAAGCTGAGTGTCGAGCTCACCAAGGCCACCGCTACCGCCCGCGACCTGTCGCTGGCCTACAGCCCCGGCGTAGCCGAACCAGTACGCGAAATCGCCCGCGATCCTGAACTGGCCTACAAATACACCGGCAAAGGCAACCTGGTTGCAGTCATTTCCGATGGCACCGCGATTCTCGGTCTGGGTAACCTCGGCCCATTGGCTTCCAAACCCGTGATGGAAGGTAAAGGCGTGTTGTTCAAGCGCTTCGCCGGCATCGACGTGTTCGACATCGAAGTCGACTCCGAAAGCCCGCAAGCCTTCATCGACACCGTCAAGCGTATCTCCATCACCTTCGGTGGCATCAACCTGGAAGACATCAAGGCGCCTGAGTGCTTTGAGATCGAACGTGCCCTGATCGAGCAGTGCGACATTCCGGTATTCCACGATGACCAGCACGGCACCGCGATCGTTACCGCGGCCGGCATGATCAACGCCCTGGAAATCGCTGGCAAAACCCTTGCTGACGCCAAGATCGTCTGCCTGGGCGCTGGTGCAGCCGCCATCTCCTGCATGAAGTTGCTGGTAAGCATGGGCGCCAACATCGAAAACATCTTCATGGTTGACCGTACCGGCGTGATCCACTCCGGCCGTGACGACCTGAACCAGTACAAGGCTGTGTTCGCTCACGCGACTGAAAAACGCACCCTGGCTGACGCCCTGACCGGTGCAGACGTGTTCGTTGGCCTGTCCGGCCCGAACCTGCTGAGCGCCGAAGGCCTGAAGTCCATGGCGGCCAACCCGATCGTGTTCGCGTGCTCCAACCCGGATCCGGAAATCGCCCCGGAACTGGCTCACGCCACCCGCGACGACGTGATCATGGCCACCGGCCGTTCGGACTACCCGAACCAGGTCAACAACGTACTGGGCTTCCCGTTCATCTTCCGCGGTGCCCTGGACGTTCGCGCCAAGCGCATCAACGAAGAAATGAAAGTGGCCGCGGCAAACGCCCTGCGTGAGCTGGCCAAACTGCCGGTGCCCCAGGAAGTGTGCGACGCCTACGGCGGCATCAAGCTGGAATTCGGTCGTGAGTACATCATCCCGAAACCAATGGATGCCCGCCTGATCACCGTGATCTCCGATGCCGTGGCCAAAGCCGCCATCGAGACCGGCGTAGCGACCCTGCCGTATCCGAAGAACTACCCGCTGAAAAGCGTGGATGACGTGTTCAACGGCTAA